One Rhodoferax sp. GW822-FHT02A01 genomic window, GCCAGAACCAAGGAAGAGTTGCTGACCCGGCTGGATGTGGTGTTTCGCGACGAAATGCATGTGTCATTCACCGAGCAGCTGGCCGACCTGTGGAACGGCAGTACCAACCAGATGCGCGAAGTGGTGAACTACTCGCTGGCCGGCTCGCTGATTAACATTCACATGCAGTTTTCCGTCCTGAGCGGGCACGAAGACACGTGGGACCTGGTGCTGGTGTCTCTGGTGGACATCACCGCACGCAAGAAGGCCGAAGCCTATCTGGAATTCCTGGGCAAGCACGACTCGCTGACCAAGCTGCACAACCGCGCCTTCTACACGGAGGAGCTCAACCGTATTTCGCGCCGCGGCCCGTGGCCGCTGAGCATTCTGGCGATGGATCTCAACGGGCTGAAGTCCGTTAACGATGTGGAAGGCCATGCGGCAGGCGACGGTATGCTGCGCCGCGTGGGCGAGGTGCTCAGCAGCGCTTCGGCTGGCACCAACTATTGCGTGGCACGGGTGGGAGGCGACGAGTTCATTGCACTGCTGCCAGGCTGTGACGAACGCGTGGCCCAGGCCTTCAAGGAGCGCGTGGAGTCCTTGCTGGAAATCAACAACCAGTACTACACCGGGCGCAAACTCAGCCTGGCCATCGGCATCGCCACGGCACAATCCGCAACCCACGTAGATGCACTCAGCCATGAGGCGGACAAGGCCATGTTCGCTGCCAAGACGCGCTTTTACGAAGACACCAAGATGGAGCGCAGGCGCTAGTCAGTGTGAGTTCGCTGGCGGCTTATATCCGTCGGTGAGCGTGCGCAGGAACGCGACCACGTCGCGGACCTCGGCGGCATTGAGCGCAGGCTTGTCACCACGCTTGCCACCAAATGGGGCGTCGGTGTTGATGGCGATTTGCAGGTCGTTGGGTAGGTCGTCGAAACGCTGCACTTCGCCTTTGCTGTTGCGTGGGTAGTATTTCTCGGGGCGGGTGTCACGTTCAACGTAAAAGGCCACGGCCTCCTCCAATGTGTGGAATACGCCGTTGTGGAAGAAGCTCTTGCGTATTGCCACATTGCGCAACGACGGTGTCTTGAACCTGCCGCAGTAATCCTTGTGATCCGTCAGATCCGTGCGTATGGGGCCGCACAACCCCATGTCATACCAGTCTTTGTTTGCGTTGGCGGCAATCCTGTTGTTGCGCGGCACGCCCAGGGCAATGAGGCCGAAGTCAGTGAAGTCCGGGAATGCGCCGCGTTTGACAGCGCTCACATGGCAGGATGCGCAGTTTCCTTTCTCCGGATCGTTGAAGGCACGCATACCGCGTAGCTCCTGTTGGCTGAGTTGGGTTTGGCCCCGCAAAAAGGCATCGTACTTGCTGTTGTAGGGATAGAAGTCTTCAGGATTCTGTTGAAACACCTCCAGCGCCCACAACAAGCCGTTCCAGGCCTTGTCGGGCGTGTCCAGTACGTGGGGGCCAAAAGTTTCGCGCATGCGCCGCGCGCTGGCAGATTGCTGCAACTGCCGAACCACACTGGCCGAGTCTGCATTGGCCATTTCCAGCGGCGACAGCAGGGGGAGCTGGGCTTGCTCATGAACACTGCTGACACGGCCATCCCAGGTGCTTCCGCCGGTAGGGCCTTGGTCCTCACTGTCGTTGCCATCGTTATCACTGAAGTGCTCGTTGAACGGTGGTGTTTGCTGGCGATAGGTCAGCGATGGCACCGCGCGCAGTCCGGGCGTGCGTAGGGCCGGGCCACCCAGTTGCACAGGTAGTGCATTGGGTGGGCCGTAGGCATGTTGCGGACTATGGCAGGACGCACACGACATCTTGCCGGACGCCGACAGAGCCGTGTCAAAGAACAGGGCCTTGCCCAACTCTGCGAGTTCTTTTGCACTGGGGCGGCGCTCGAATGCCGTCTCATAGAAAGAGCGTTGTGGTGCTGGGGCTGAGGCCGCATGTGCCGGTGCAGATAGGGCAGGCGTTGCCGGATTGCAAGCGGTCAGCCAAACGGAGCACAACAAGGCAATGGGAAGAGTGGGCGTGACGACGCGCGCCGCTGAGCACCTCAGAAAGCGGCAAAGAACGTGAACTTGCATGCATTCAGCTTACTTTTGCCGTATGACGGTTGGGTGACAAGACCTTCCACCTTCATGAAGTTGTCTTAATGCGTCGATACATTGGGCCTTTCGACAAACAAATTTTGGTAGCGCTCATGAAGAATTCGCCGATGAAAGCATGGTTCCCACTCACAGCAGTAGCCGCTCTGGCACTTACCGCCTGCGGCAGCGGAGACACTGATCCGACCAAGGTTTTGCAATCCAGAATCAAGAACGTTGTGGTGATATACGCAGAGAACCGTTCTTTCGACAGCCTGTACGGCAAGTTCCCAGGGGCCAACGGACTCAATGCTGTGCTGGATGCCAATGGCAACCCGACTTCCGCCTATATTCCTCAAAAGGACCGTGATGGCACTACAGTACTGGCCACGCTGCCGCAAACCTGGGGCGGTGTTACGGCTGGTGGTGTCACGCCGGTTGTGACGCAGGCGCAAAGTGCCAATTTGCCGAATGCACCTTTCTCAGTGGAAACGGCTTTTTTCGCGGCTTCTGGCTCCAAGTTGACCACCAGCACGGTGACACGTGACCTTTT contains:
- a CDS encoding GGDEF domain-containing protein translates to MSLPTTRTEPSISADFEQMFHSAPISLWLEDYSALKTLFDAWRAQGVTDIASHLRQFPALITQCSSSLKVLKVNQQTLRLFAARDQQDLVSRLHEVFRDDTLDQMLSELVHLWSGNLSFSNQTVNYALDGRRMDVQINVSVLQGHESTWDRVMVSLEDVTDKVKARADLIASERYARNLFDYSPVSLWVEDFSGVKQLLDEARAQGIEDFRTFVSVHPDFVVRCAEKIKVLDVNRQTLQMFAARTKEELLTRLDVVFRDEMHVSFTEQLADLWNGSTNQMREVVNYSLAGSLINIHMQFSVLSGHEDTWDLVLVSLVDITARKKAEAYLEFLGKHDSLTKLHNRAFYTEELNRISRRGPWPLSILAMDLNGLKSVNDVEGHAAGDGMLRRVGEVLSSASAGTNYCVARVGGDEFIALLPGCDERVAQAFKERVESLLEINNQYYTGRKLSLAIGIATAQSATHVDALSHEADKAMFAAKTRFYEDTKMERRR
- a CDS encoding cytochrome c peroxidase, whose protein sequence is MQVHVLCRFLRCSAARVVTPTLPIALLCSVWLTACNPATPALSAPAHAASAPAPQRSFYETAFERRPSAKELAELGKALFFDTALSASGKMSCASCHSPQHAYGPPNALPVQLGGPALRTPGLRAVPSLTYRQQTPPFNEHFSDNDGNDSEDQGPTGGSTWDGRVSSVHEQAQLPLLSPLEMANADSASVVRQLQQSASARRMRETFGPHVLDTPDKAWNGLLWALEVFQQNPEDFYPYNSKYDAFLRGQTQLSQQELRGMRAFNDPEKGNCASCHVSAVKRGAFPDFTDFGLIALGVPRNNRIAANANKDWYDMGLCGPIRTDLTDHKDYCGRFKTPSLRNVAIRKSFFHNGVFHTLEEAVAFYVERDTRPEKYYPRNSKGEVQRFDDLPNDLQIAINTDAPFGGKRGDKPALNAAEVRDVVAFLRTLTDGYKPPANSH